DNA from Variovorax sp. PBL-H6:
CAACCCAGCTCGAATCGGCGAGCCGTCCCACGCGGACGGCGACGTCGATGCGCGCGTCGATCAGGTCGATCATCGCGTCGTCCACCAGCAGGCGAAGTCGCAGCTGCGGCGCCTCGGCCAGCAGGGGCGCGAGCGCCGGTGCGATGTGGTTCGCGAACCCCACCGGCGCGGACACCCGAAGCTCCCCGGTGGGTGCATCGCGCGCCTGCTGCAGCGACTCTGCCGCCGCGCGCGCGGCCTCCAGCAGGCGCTTGCAGTGGGGGTAGTAGCGCTCGCCGGCTTCGGTCAGCGCGAGCTTGCGCGTCGAACGGTGCAGCAGCGTCACGCCGCCTTGCACCTCGAGCGTCCGGATCACCTGGCTCACGGCCGAAGGGCTCATGCCCAAGCGCCGCGCCGCCGCGCTCATGGAGCCGGCCGCCACGGTTTCGGCGAATACCGCCAGCGGCTTCAGATCGTCCACTTATAAGCTCCGCTTCAAGTTCATAGCGATGGGCCCTGGCTTATCGAACCGGTGGGCGCTGGCTATCGTAGCCGTCGACAACAACTCGCTGGAACAACTCATGAAAATCGCTTTGATCGGTGCCTCCGGATTCGTCGGCACCGCCGTTCTCGCCGAACTCCTCGCGCGCGGCCATCACGTCACCGCGCTGGTGCGCGACCCCGCCAAGCTCCATCCGCGCCCCGACGTCAGCCCTTTGGCGCTGGACGTGAACGACGTGGACGCGTTGGCTGTCGCCCTGCGCGGCCACGATGCGGTGATCTCCGCGTTCAATCCCGGCTGGGACGTCGAAGGCCTCTACGACAAGTTCATGCAAGGTGCCGCTGGCATCAACCGCGCCGTCGAGGCCTCGGGCGTCAAGCGCCTGCTGGTCGTCGGCGGCGCCGGCAGCCTGTTCGTCGCGCCCGGCGTGCAGGTGGTCGACACGCCCGAGTTCGCATCGCATGTGCCCCCCAACGTCGTACCCGGCGCGAAGGCGGCGCGCGACACGCTGACCGCGATGCGCGGCAACACGGCGCTCGACTGGACCTTCCTGAGCCCTGCTGCCATGCTGGCGCCGGGCGAGCGCACCGGCAAGTACCGCCTCGGCGGCGAAGACCTGCTGCTCGAAGACGGCAAGCCCGCCGGCATTTCAGTGGCCGACCTGGCCGTTGCCATCGTCGACGAAATCGAGCAACCCAGGCACCTGCGCGCGCGTTTTACCGTCGCACGTTGAGCTGGGCACCGCAACGCGGCAAGGCCACGGAAGAACATTCCGCTGGCGCTCCGACAACGAAATCTTGTGCCGCGGCGCGGACCCACTTCGGTTCAGCGGCGCAGAGGGCGGCCCCTATGCTGGTGGCAACGGCATTGCCGTCATCACTGGAGCTCTTCAACATGTCCCTGCAAGATTTCAAGGTGCTCACCTTCGACGTCGTCGGCACGCTGATCGACTTCGAGGGCGGCATGCTCGCCTACCTGCGCTCCGCGGTACCGGAGGCCCGCGTGACGGACGAGGACTTCCTCGCCACCTACCGTCACGCGCGCGCCGACGGCAACGCCGGCTGGTACCCCGACGATCTGGAGCGCTGCTGGCATGCCATCGCAGCGAAGCTGGGCCTGCCGGACACCGGCGCACTCGCGCAGGGCCTGCGCGATTCGGTGGCGCAATGGCCCGCCTTCCCCGATTCGGTGGAAGCGTTGAAGCGCCTGCGCAAGCACTTCAAGCTGGTGACCATGACCAACGCGCAGCAGTGGGCACTGGCCCACTTCGACAAGACCCTGGGCTCGCCCTTCGACATGCTGCTGAGCTGCGACGACGCGCTGTGCGAGAAGCCGGACCCGCGCTACTTCGCCTACGCCCGCGGTCGCTTCGAGGGTGCCTGGGGCTACAAGCAGGCTGACAACCTGCACGTCGCGCAAAGCCAGTACCACGACATCGGCGTGTCCAAGCGGCTCGGTATCGCCACGTGCTGGATCGAGCGGCGCCATGGGCAGAAGGGCTCCGGCGGCACGCTCGAATCCGAGCACACAGTACCCGACTATCACTTCCACACGCTGGCCGCGCTGGCCGACGCTGTCGAAGCCGCGCGTTGAGCCCGGACGTGATCGCCGCGCCGGTCGCCGACCTGCTGCCCGAGCTGATTGCACTGCGACGCGATCTGCACGCGCACCCGGAGCTCGCCTTCGAGGAACGGCGCACGGCTGGTGTCGCGGCACAGGCGCTGCGCCTGCTGGGCCTCGAGGTGCACGAAGGCGTGGGCGGCACCGGCGTGGTGGGCACGCTGCGCTGCGGCAGCGGTTCGCGAAGTGTCGGCTTGCGCGCCGACATGGACGCGCTGCCGATGGTCGAGCTGGGGCGCCCCGCCCATGCCAGTCGCACGCAAGGCATCCATCACGGCTGCGGCCATGACGGCCATACCAGCATGCTGATCGGGGCCGCGCGCCAGCTGGCACGCACGCGGCACTTCGATGGCACCGTGCACTTCATCTTCCAGCCGGCCGAAGAGGGCAAGGGCGGCGCGCGCGCCATGATCGGGGACGGCCTGTTCGAGCGCTTCCCCTGCGACAGCGTCTACGCGCTGCACAACTGGCCCGACCTGCCTCTCGGCAGCGCGCAGACGCGCGCCGGCCCGATCATGGCGGCGGCCGACCGCTTCGACATCGTGCTGCGCGGCCGCGGCGGCCATGCCGCGCAGCCGCATCACACGCCCGACGCCATCCTCGCGGCAAGCCAGCTCGTCGCGCAACTGCACACCATCGTCTCCCGGCGGATCGATCCGGGCGAATCGGCGGTGCTCTCGGTCACGCGCATCGAGGGCGGGCACAGCCACAACGTGCTGCCGGCGGAGGTCTCGATCACCGGCACCGTGCGCAGCTTCGATCCCGCTTCGCAGGACCGCATCGAGGCCGCATTGCGCGCCACCGTCGAAGGCGTGGCGCTGGCGAGCGGCGTGACGGCCGATCTGCGCTATGTGCGCTACTACCCCGCCACGCTCAACACGCCCGAAGAAGCAGCGCTCGCGCTCTCTGCGGCCCGGGCGGTGGGCCTGGACGCGGGCATGGCGCCGCGTCCAGCCTTCACCTCCGAAGACTTCGCCTTCATGCTGCAGCGCCGCCCGGGTGCCTACCTGTGGCTGGGGCAGGGCAGCGCCCACCCGGGCCCGGACGGGGAGCGTGCGCTTCACCATCCTTGCTACGACTTCAACGACGACGCGCTGGCACCGGGCGTGCGCTGGCTGTGCGAAGTGGCCGAGCGTGCACTCGCGGGATGAGCACCTCCACCTCGGCCTTCAAGCCGATGCATGAGCATCACCGGGGTGAACTTGCTCCCCGTCACCGCGGGTTGGGGAACAGCTTTTCGATCGGGCAGTGCGTCTTGATGAAGGGCGACTTGATCACGATGTAGCTGAAGTACTTCGCGATGCCGATGTTGCGTTCGAGCAGCTCCTCGACCACTTCCTGGTAGTGGTTGACGCCGCGCGTGAGGAAGCGCAGCAGGTAGTCGTAGCCCCCGCTCACCAGATGGCATTCGAGCACCTCGTCGACGTCGCGGATCGCGGCCTCGAAGCGCACGAAGTCCTCGCGATGGTGATCCTGCAGCGTCACCTCGGTGAACACGGTCAGCGTGTCGCCCAGCTTCTCCAGCCGCAGGTGCGCGCCGTAGCCGGCGATGTAGCCGGCCTGCTCCAGCCGCTTGACGCGAATCAGGCAGGGGCTGGGCGACAGGCCCACCGCATCGGCGAGGTCCACGTTGGTCATGCGGCCGTTCTTCTGCAGCTGGGCGAGGATGCGCAGGTCGAGTCGGTCGATCTTGAATGCTTCTGACATGGGTGGTGCCGATGAACGCGGAGAACTCGATTCTGCGTCTGCCGTGGCGCGCCGAGTCCAGTGTTCTCCCTTGTCCTCCTCAGCCCGCCAGCGCAGCGCGAACGTCGGGTGCCTGGAGCACCTCGTCGAGCGTCTTGCGCAGCCGCACGAACATCTGCGCGAACTCGTCCTCGGTGAAGGTGAGCGCCGGCGCGAATCCGAGAATGTGGTCCGCGAAGGATCTGAACACCAGGCCGTTGCGGTAGCCCGCCGCGAAGATGCGGTCCGACAACCCGAGCGACGCGTCGAAGCCGCGCTTGCTCGCCTTGTCGCTCACCAGCTCAAGCGCGCCGAGCAGGCCGCGGTGGCGCGCATCGCCCACCAGCGGGTGCGCATGCAGCGCGTCGAGTCCGGCCGCGAAATGCACGGCGCCGCGCTGGCCGTTGGCGAGGACGCCGCCTTCCTCGTACAGCCGCAGCACCTCGAGGGCGACCGCGGCGCTCACCGGGTGCGCCGAATACGTGGCGCCGTGGCCGATCGATGCGCCGGCCGGCGCACCGTCGGCAATTCCTGCATAGACCTGCTCCGACATCAGCGTCGCGCCCATCGGCGCATAGCCCGCGGTCAGGCCCTTGGCCACGGTCATGAGGTCAGGCTCCACACCTTCGGCGCCGCACGCGAACATGGGGCCGGTGCGGCCGAAGCCCGTGATGACCTCGTCCACCACGAAGAGGATGTCCAACTCGCGCGCGGCCTCGCGCATCGCCTTGAGCCAGCCCTTGGGCGGCACGATCACGCCGCCGGAGCCCTGGATCGGCTCGCAGAAGAAGGCCGCCACGTTGTGCGCGCCGAGCTCCGCGACCTTGGCCCGCAGCGACGCCACCGAGCCCGCGATCAGCGCCTGCGCATCGGCGCCGTCGGCCTGGCGGTACGGGTTGGGCGAGGGGATGTAGTGCTGCGTGGCCAGCGGCAGGTCGAACCCACGATGGAAGGCCGGCAGCGCCGTGAGCCCCGCGCCGGTGGACGACGAGCCGTGATAGCCGCGCTCCAGCGCGATGAAATGCTTCTTCGACGGTTTGCCGATCGCGTTGTAGTACTGCACGATGAAGCGCACCGCGGCATCGACCGAGTCGGAGCCGCCCAGCGTGAGGTACACGCGGGTCAGCGAGGCGGGTGTGATCTGGACCAGCTTCTCCGCCAGGCGGATGGCAGGCTCGCTGCTGAAATGGAAGTAGCCCGTGGCATACGGCAGCCGACGCATCTGCTCGGCCGCGGCCTGCACCACGCTCTCTTGCCCATAGCCCACGTTCACGCACCACAGGCCTGCGAAGGCGTCGAGCAGTTCATGGCCGTTGGCGTCGGTCAGCCAGGCGCCGCGGCCCGAGGCGAGCACGGTGGGGCCGCGCTCCTCGTGCACGCGCCAGGGCGAGACAGGGTGGATGAGATGGGCGCGGTCGATCGCGTCGAGCGCGGCCTTGTTGGGCAATGCATTGGGGTGTGTCATGAGGGGCGTTGGTCGAGCCGTTGGATGTCCAAAGCTTAGGCCGCGCGTCCCTCATCGGGGTGCTGCATTGAGGGTCTCGTGCGAAGCAGGCTGCGGTTGTGCGCGTCGCGACAGCAGATCCTGCCGTCGTGCATGAAGGGCCTCAATACCCCCGCGCGCGATCGACGAGCCCGATCATCGGCTCGCCGTCCTCGAAGCGCCGCAGGTTGTCCAGGACCACCTCCGCCGCGCTCAACGGCTGCGTCACGCTCGCGATGTGCGGTGTGAGCTGGATGTTGGGATGGCGCCAGAAGGCATGCGCCGGCGGCAGCGGCTCGGGGTCGGTCACATCGAGCACGGCATCGCCGATCTGGCCGCAGGCCAGTGCGGCCAGCAGGTCTGCGTCGACCAGTTGCGGCCCCCTGCCGACATGGACCAGCGCTGCGCCGGAAGGCAACATCGAGAACAGCCGCGCATCGAGGAAGCCGCGCGTTGAATCGGTCAGTGGCAGCAGGCACACGAGGATCTCGGTGCGCGCGAGGAAAGCGGGCAATTCGTCGGTGCCCGCATGGCACTGCACGCTGTCGACCGCGTGCCGCGAGCGGCTCCATCCCGCGCAGTCGAAGCCCAGGCTCACCAGTTGCGCCAGCACCGCCTGCCCAAGCGAGCCGAGCCCCAGCACGCCCACGCGCCGCTCCCCGGCCGGCCGCACGGGCAAGGGGCGCCACTGGCCCTGCTGCTGCTGGCGCCGGTAGCGCGGCATGTCGCGATGCAGTCCGAGCACCGCATGCGTCACGTACTCGACCATGCCCTGCACGATGCCGGGCTCCACCATGCGCACCACGGGCAACGCGGGGGGCAGCGCGGCAAAGTCGAACTGGTCGACGCCAGCGCCCGAGGAAAACAACACCTCGAGGTTGGGAAAGCGCGAGCCCAGCGCCTCCGGCGGCTCCCAGGCCGCGAGGAAGCGCACACGCGCTGCGTCGCCGATGTCGGGCCAGATGCGGAAGTCGATCTCCGGCGCCCGGCGCCGAAACACCTCGGCCCACTGGCGGCCGCGCACCGGGTCGGATTTGTAAAGGAAGGTCGTGGTGCCCATTTCGCCTGCCCCTTCAGCCCATGGCCTGGGTCACGATGGCGAACAGGGCCGGGCCCTCCGGCGTCACGGCGAGCGGCGTGCCGCGCACCATCGTCGTCGGCGCATCCACGCCCGGCAGGCCGCTGCCCTCGAGCCATTCGGCCAGCCCGCTCGCGACGTCGATGTCGATGCGCGTGAAATGCCCTGCGTTCTGGCTGACGAGGTGCGCGATCATCGCCTTCGCGCCTTGGGCATCGGGTGCGACGACGGGGCCGATCGCGTGCCCGCGACCGAAACGGCGCAGCATGGCGAAGCCGCGCGGCGCATTGTCCTGGTCGAGCACCACGCAAGCATCGGCGCTGCCGAGCAGGTCGGCAATGAGTGCATCGCGCGGCATGCCGCGCGCGGCAGCGTCGAGCGCCTGCAGCGCCGATGCCTCGTTCAGGCCCGCGGGCCGCAGGCGCCAGCCCGGGCGCAGCGCGACCAGGGGCGCGGGTTGCGCAATCCCCTGGTGCTGGCGCAGCTCGCCGGTGCGCACGAAGCCCAGCCGCTCGTACAGTGCGCGGCCTTCGGGAGTGGCGTGCAGCAGCACGGTGTGTTCGTCGAGACCTTCGAGCAGCGCGCTCATCAACCGGTGGCCGATGCGTCGCCCCTGGCAGGCGGGCGCCACGATCACGAGGCCGATGGTGGCGTGGCGCGCGCCCCAGCGCCAGCGCTGCGCGGTGCCAACGATTTCGCCGTCGGACTCGACAACGATCCCTTCGGCATGCGAGAACGACTGCGCGAAGTCCGCCGGGCGGTGCGGCCAGCGCATCTGCGCCGACAGTGCGTGCGCAAACGGCAAGTCGTCGGTCGTCATCGGTCTCAGCACCACGCCGTCTGCGGTAGGTGCATCCAGGGTGCGATCAGGCATTGAAGAGGCTCTTTCTGCGAAGGAAGACGCCTTCATCTTGGACGACTTCGACGGCTCGCACCAGACCTGATGCGCGCTCCCAGTCAACTCGCAAGCTTCGCCTGCAAGGCGTGCCTGTTTTGCAATTCGCTGCGGCGACGGGCCTGCTTACGCATCTATATGCCGCGAGTCTCCAGGCAACGACTGCCATCCCTCTTCTGCAATCGGCCCGGGCAATCCCGATGCGGAGAGCCGGGCAAGCAGATTGCGCTTTGGCGCCAGCCAATCGCGCATTTGCCGCTGTTTTCGACGCCGGTTTCGGCACCCACGCGACGACACACAAACCTAGCATCAGTGCCGTGTTCCACCCCTCCTGAGAGTTCATTCTCCATGTCAAAGAATCTGCTTATCAACTTCAACTTCGACCAACTCGGCATCCCGCGCGAATACCGGCCGCCGGCCGAACGCGTCATCGAAGGCGACATCGTGTGCCGCAACTGGGACATCGACAGCGCCAAGGACGACAAGGTGCGTGCCGGCGTCTGGGAGTCGACACCCGGCGTCAACCGCTCCATCAAGGGCGAGACCTGGGAGTTCTGCCTGATCCTGTCCGGCGTGGTCGAACTCACCGAGGAGGGGCAGCCTCCGGTGACCTACAGGTCCGGGGACTGCTTCATCATGAAGCCCGGCTACACCGGCACCTGGCGCACGCTCGAGACCGTGCGCAAGGTATGGATCATGGCCTGAGCATGGCGCAGCCGCTGCCGCTTCAAAAGCGTGCGCATCAGCGACGCGCCGAGGTGCGTCGCTGCACACGCAAGGGGCAGACCGCACGGCATGCCGCGGCACCCCCTCCAAACCGCAGCTTCCGCGCGCCGCGTGCCGCATTTCCCTACAACCTCGATGCGACGGCATGCTGCAATCACGTCGTACTGAGCTTGTTGTGTTTGTCATCCAAGGAACCGAGACCATCATGACCATTCGTCCCAAGTACATCACCTTCGACTGCTACGGCACCCTCACGCGCTTTCGCATGGGCGACCTGGCTCGCGACATGTTCGCCGACCGTATCCCTGCCGAGCAGATGGAGCGGTTCGTCGCAGACTTCAGTGCCTACCGCTTCGATGAAGTGCTGGGCGACTGGCAGCCCTACGAAGTGGTGCTGAAGAACTCGTTGCGCCGCTTGTGCAAGAAGTGGAAGATCCAGTACCTCGACCACGAGGCGCAGAAATACTACGACGCGGTGCCGACCTGGACCCCGCATGCAGACGTCTCGGCCGGGCTCTCCAGGATCGCGAAGGAGATCCCGCTGGTGATCCTCTCGAACGCGTCGGACGACCAGATCCAGAAGAACGTGGCGCTGCTCGGCGCGCCCTTCCACCGCGTCTACACCGCGCAGCAGGCGCAGGCCTACAAGCCGCGGCTCAAGGCCTTCGAGTACATGCTCGACTCTCTGGGCTGCAACCCCGAAGACTTGCTGCACGTGTCCTCCAGCCTGCGCTACGACCTGATGTCGGCGGACGACCTGGGCATCGTCAACAAGGTGTTCGTCAACCGCGGTCACGGCCCCGGCAATCCGGCCTACCGCTACGTCGAGATCAAGGACATCGGCGGCCTGCCGGGCGTCGTCGGTCTCTGAAGTTCTGCGAGCGCACCACGCCATGAAGCTCGACTCCTACTGGACCGATTCGGCGCCCGCCTTCGCTGCGCAGTCGCGCGAGCTCCCGGCGCAGGCCGACGTCGCGATCGTCGGCGGCGGCTTCACGGGTCTGTCTGCGGCGCTGGCCCTGGCCAGGCGCGGCGCCAAGGTGGCGGTATTCGAGGCCGGCGAGCGTGTCGCGGCCGAAGCCTCGGGGCGCAATGGCGGCCATGTCAACAACGGGCTGGCCGTGGATTACGCCGAGGTGGCTGCCAAGTTCGGCGCCGAGCGCGCACGCGCCTGGTACTGCGCCTACGACGACGCGGTCGACACGGTGGAACGGCTGGTGCGCGACGAAGCGATCGACTGCGACTTCCTGCGCAATGGCAAGCTCAAGCTCGCCACGCGGCCGGGCCAGATGGCTGCGCTCGAACGCAGTGCCGAGCGCCTGATCGGCGATGGTGTCGACACCGATGTCGAGATCCTCGACGCGGCGCGCGTGCGGGACGAAGTGCAGAGCGACCACTTCCAGGGAGGGCTGCTCTACAGGCGCAGCGGCCAGATGCACATGGGCCGCTTCGCCCAGGGCCTGGCGAACGCGGCCGAGCGCAATGGCGCGCAGATCCACCTCGGCACCGGGGTGCAGCGCATCGAGCGCCTGGACCGGGGCCATGCGCACCGGCTCCACACCGGGCGCGGCACCGTCACTGCCCAACAGGTGCTGCTGGCCACCGGCGCGACGCGCCACGGCGGCTACGGCAGCTTCGGCTGGCTGCGCCGGCGCATCGTGCCGATCGGCAGCTTCATCGTGGTCACCGAGCCGCTGGGCGCCGAGCGCGCGCAAGCCCTGCTCGCGGCACGGCGCACCTACGTGACGGTCGCGAACATCCACCACTATTTCCGGCTCACCACGGACCACCGCCTGGTGTTCGGCGGGCGCGCGCGCTTCGCGATCTCCAGCCCGCAATCGGATGCCGCCAGCGGCGAGATCCTGCGCGCAGGGCTCGCCCGGATCTTCCCGCAACTCGGCAACGTGCGGCTGGACTACTGCTGGGGCGGCCTGGTCGACATCACGCAGGACCGCCTGCCGCATGCGGGCGAGCGCGAGGGCCTGTACTACGCGATGGGCTACAGCGGCCACGGCACGCA
Protein-coding regions in this window:
- a CDS encoding aspartate aminotransferase family protein, which encodes MTHPNALPNKAALDAIDRAHLIHPVSPWRVHEERGPTVLASGRGAWLTDANGHELLDAFAGLWCVNVGYGQESVVQAAAEQMRRLPYATGYFHFSSEPAIRLAEKLVQITPASLTRVYLTLGGSDSVDAAVRFIVQYYNAIGKPSKKHFIALERGYHGSSSTGAGLTALPAFHRGFDLPLATQHYIPSPNPYRQADGADAQALIAGSVASLRAKVAELGAHNVAAFFCEPIQGSGGVIVPPKGWLKAMREAARELDILFVVDEVITGFGRTGPMFACGAEGVEPDLMTVAKGLTAGYAPMGATLMSEQVYAGIADGAPAGASIGHGATYSAHPVSAAVALEVLRLYEEGGVLANGQRGAVHFAAGLDALHAHPLVGDARHRGLLGALELVSDKASKRGFDASLGLSDRIFAAGYRNGLVFRSFADHILGFAPALTFTEDEFAQMFVRLRKTLDEVLQAPDVRAALAG
- a CDS encoding GNAT family N-acetyltransferase, coding for MPDRTLDAPTADGVVLRPMTTDDLPFAHALSAQMRWPHRPADFAQSFSHAEGIVVESDGEIVGTAQRWRWGARHATIGLVIVAPACQGRRIGHRLMSALLEGLDEHTVLLHATPEGRALYERLGFVRTGELRQHQGIAQPAPLVALRPGWRLRPAGLNEASALQALDAAARGMPRDALIADLLGSADACVVLDQDNAPRGFAMLRRFGRGHAIGPVVAPDAQGAKAMIAHLVSQNAGHFTRIDIDVASGLAEWLEGSGLPGVDAPTTMVRGTPLAVTPEGPALFAIVTQAMG
- a CDS encoding NAD(P)/FAD-dependent oxidoreductase, translating into MKLDSYWTDSAPAFAAQSRELPAQADVAIVGGGFTGLSAALALARRGAKVAVFEAGERVAAEASGRNGGHVNNGLAVDYAEVAAKFGAERARAWYCAYDDAVDTVERLVRDEAIDCDFLRNGKLKLATRPGQMAALERSAERLIGDGVDTDVEILDAARVRDEVQSDHFQGGLLYRRSGQMHMGRFAQGLANAAERNGAQIHLGTGVQRIERLDRGHAHRLHTGRGTVTAQQVLLATGATRHGGYGSFGWLRRRIVPIGSFIVVTEPLGAERAQALLAARRTYVTVANIHHYFRLTTDHRLVFGGRARFAISSPQSDAASGEILRAGLARIFPQLGNVRLDYCWGGLVDITQDRLPHAGEREGLYYAMGYSGHGTQMSVHMGQRMAAVMAGDAGANPWRDHDWPAIPGHLGPPWFLPAVGLYYTLKDRLA
- a CDS encoding haloacid dehalogenase type II; this encodes MTIRPKYITFDCYGTLTRFRMGDLARDMFADRIPAEQMERFVADFSAYRFDEVLGDWQPYEVVLKNSLRRLCKKWKIQYLDHEAQKYYDAVPTWTPHADVSAGLSRIAKEIPLVILSNASDDQIQKNVALLGAPFHRVYTAQQAQAYKPRLKAFEYMLDSLGCNPEDLLHVSSSLRYDLMSADDLGIVNKVFVNRGHGPGNPAYRYVEIKDIGGLPGVVGL
- a CDS encoding NAD(P)-dependent oxidoreductase: MKIALIGASGFVGTAVLAELLARGHHVTALVRDPAKLHPRPDVSPLALDVNDVDALAVALRGHDAVISAFNPGWDVEGLYDKFMQGAAGINRAVEASGVKRLLVVGGAGSLFVAPGVQVVDTPEFASHVPPNVVPGAKAARDTLTAMRGNTALDWTFLSPAAMLAPGERTGKYRLGGEDLLLEDGKPAGISVADLAVAIVDEIEQPRHLRARFTVAR
- a CDS encoding M20 aminoacylase family protein; translation: MSPDVIAAPVADLLPELIALRRDLHAHPELAFEERRTAGVAAQALRLLGLEVHEGVGGTGVVGTLRCGSGSRSVGLRADMDALPMVELGRPAHASRTQGIHHGCGHDGHTSMLIGAARQLARTRHFDGTVHFIFQPAEEGKGGARAMIGDGLFERFPCDSVYALHNWPDLPLGSAQTRAGPIMAAADRFDIVLRGRGGHAAQPHHTPDAILAASQLVAQLHTIVSRRIDPGESAVLSVTRIEGGHSHNVLPAEVSITGTVRSFDPASQDRIEAALRATVEGVALASGVTADLRYVRYYPATLNTPEEAALALSAARAVGLDAGMAPRPAFTSEDFAFMLQRRPGAYLWLGQGSAHPGPDGERALHHPCYDFNDDALAPGVRWLCEVAERALAG
- a CDS encoding HAD-IA family hydrolase; the protein is MSLQDFKVLTFDVVGTLIDFEGGMLAYLRSAVPEARVTDEDFLATYRHARADGNAGWYPDDLERCWHAIAAKLGLPDTGALAQGLRDSVAQWPAFPDSVEALKRLRKHFKLVTMTNAQQWALAHFDKTLGSPFDMLLSCDDALCEKPDPRYFAYARGRFEGAWGYKQADNLHVAQSQYHDIGVSKRLGIATCWIERRHGQKGSGGTLESEHTVPDYHFHTLAALADAVEAAR
- a CDS encoding 2-hydroxyacid dehydrogenase; its protein translation is MGTTTFLYKSDPVRGRQWAEVFRRRAPEIDFRIWPDIGDAARVRFLAAWEPPEALGSRFPNLEVLFSSGAGVDQFDFAALPPALPVVRMVEPGIVQGMVEYVTHAVLGLHRDMPRYRRQQQQGQWRPLPVRPAGERRVGVLGLGSLGQAVLAQLVSLGFDCAGWSRSRHAVDSVQCHAGTDELPAFLARTEILVCLLPLTDSTRGFLDARLFSMLPSGAALVHVGRGPQLVDADLLAALACGQIGDAVLDVTDPEPLPPAHAFWRHPNIQLTPHIASVTQPLSAAEVVLDNLRRFEDGEPMIGLVDRARGY
- a CDS encoding Lrp/AsnC family transcriptional regulator — translated: MSEAFKIDRLDLRILAQLQKNGRMTNVDLADAVGLSPSPCLIRVKRLEQAGYIAGYGAHLRLEKLGDTLTVFTEVTLQDHHREDFVRFEAAIRDVDEVLECHLVSGGYDYLLRFLTRGVNHYQEVVEELLERNIGIAKYFSYIVIKSPFIKTHCPIEKLFPNPR
- a CDS encoding cupin domain-containing protein, producing MSKNLLINFNFDQLGIPREYRPPAERVIEGDIVCRNWDIDSAKDDKVRAGVWESTPGVNRSIKGETWEFCLILSGVVELTEEGQPPVTYRSGDCFIMKPGYTGTWRTLETVRKVWIMA